A single genomic interval of Gemmatimonadota bacterium harbors:
- a CDS encoding DUF433 domain-containing protein: protein MLPTPLISTHPDRLGGEPCFTGTRVPVRTLIDYVEGGHPLGEFLADFPSVTRDHAVAVLELARQALLSQAVISAA from the coding sequence ATGCTGCCCACTCCTCTCATCTCGACGCACCCGGATCGGCTGGGCGGTGAACCGTGCTTCACGGGGACCCGAGTGCCGGTGCGCACGCTCATCGATTACGTGGAAGGCGGGCACCCACTGGGCGAGTTCCTCGCGGACTTTCCGTCGGTCACGCGGGACCACGCCGTGGCGGTGCTCGAGCTCGCTCGGCAGGCACTGCTAAGCCAGGCCGTCATCTCCGCGGCGTAG
- a CDS encoding winged helix-turn-helix transcriptional regulator, with the protein MVQFRRAHLDTSFAALSDATRRGVLERLGQADASITELAEQFRMSLTGMKKHVGVLEQAGLVTTQKIGRVRTCSLGERRLEAETAWIERYRQLWDARFNELDQVVAELQQKHRVDGK; encoded by the coding sequence ATGGTTCAGTTTCGCAGAGCCCACCTCGACACTTCGTTCGCCGCCCTCTCGGACGCCACCCGACGCGGCGTCCTGGAACGGCTGGGACAGGCCGACGCCTCCATCACGGAACTGGCCGAGCAGTTCCGGATGAGCCTGACCGGCATGAAGAAGCATGTCGGCGTACTGGAGCAGGCCGGCCTCGTCACCACCCAGAAGATCGGGCGGGTGCGCACTTGCTCGCTCGGCGAGCGCCGGCTCGAGGCCGAAACCGCGTGGATTGAGCGGTACCGCCAGCTCTGGGATGCACGCTTCAACGAGTTGGACCAGGTCGTGGCCGAGTTGCAGCAGAAGCACCGCGTCGATGGCAAGTGA
- a CDS encoding SRPBCC family protein: MKHTTAIERTSDREIVVTRTFNAPAHVVFEAWSNPELFQRWWTPKSFGITFVSCEADVRTGGTYRFLFTHASLEQPMAFFGRYIEVTPPSRIVWTNEETPGGPVSTVTFEDRGGTTLQVLSELYPSKEALDEALATGSSGTNGAPEQFEQLDLVLVTLVAS, from the coding sequence ATGAAGCACACCACCGCCATCGAGCGCACGTCCGATCGCGAGATCGTCGTCACGCGCACCTTCAACGCCCCGGCGCACGTCGTGTTTGAGGCGTGGAGCAACCCCGAACTGTTCCAGCGTTGGTGGACCCCGAAGTCGTTCGGGATCACCTTCGTCTCCTGCGAGGCCGATGTGCGCACCGGGGGCACGTACCGCTTCCTGTTCACGCACGCGTCGCTCGAGCAGCCGATGGCCTTCTTCGGCCGCTACATCGAGGTCACGCCCCCGTCGCGCATCGTCTGGACAAACGAGGAAACACCGGGTGGCCCCGTGTCCACCGTGACCTTCGAGGACCGGGGTGGCACGACCCTCCAGGTCCTCAGCGAGCTGTATCCCTCCAAGGAAGCGCTTGACGAGGCCCTTGCCACCGGCAGCTCGGGCACGAATGGCGCGCCGGAGCAGTTCGAGCAGCTGGACCTCGTGCTCGTCACCCTGGTCGCGTCATAG
- a CDS encoding ATP-binding protein, producing the protein MIVRDAASRLIELARLYPVVTVTGARQSGKTTLCRSTFPALPYVSLEPLDTREFARVDPRGFLASYPAGAIIDEVQRAPEFTSYLQAEVDERPTPGRFILTGSQNLAGSASVAQSLAGRTGVLELYPPSWGELQRFASHPTALLEVLWSGAYPRIFDRTIPPQQWLADYVATYVQRDVRQLLNVGDLRAFTNFVRLAAGSTACEINLSRLGGDAGVSHNTVKAWLSVLEASYLFFRLPGWHTNARKQVVKSPKLHVIDSGLACYLLGIRSPEQLQSHPQRGAIFESWVAAELLKQGAHAGSAVSLWHYRDATRLEVDLVIDAPPDVVLVEAKSGATVASDFTDGVERLAHSLEPSMPSGRMRRAVVYGGDAAQRRGATEIVPWRAIDSVDWIRKAGHAP; encoded by the coding sequence ATGATCGTCCGTGACGCCGCCTCACGACTCATCGAGCTCGCCCGCCTCTACCCGGTCGTCACCGTCACCGGGGCGCGACAATCCGGCAAGACCACGCTCTGCCGCTCGACCTTTCCCGCGCTCCCGTACGTCTCCCTGGAGCCGCTCGACACCCGGGAGTTCGCGCGGGTCGACCCACGCGGCTTTCTCGCCAGCTATCCCGCTGGCGCCATTATCGACGAAGTCCAGCGGGCTCCGGAGTTCACGAGCTACCTGCAGGCCGAGGTCGATGAGCGCCCAACGCCGGGACGTTTCATCCTCACGGGTTCGCAGAACCTCGCGGGCTCCGCCTCGGTCGCCCAGTCACTGGCGGGGCGAACGGGGGTGCTGGAGCTCTATCCGCCGAGTTGGGGCGAACTCCAGCGCTTCGCATCGCACCCGACCGCGTTGCTGGAGGTTCTGTGGAGCGGGGCCTATCCCCGAATCTTCGACCGCACCATACCGCCGCAGCAGTGGCTGGCAGACTATGTCGCGACCTACGTCCAGCGCGACGTGCGGCAGCTCCTCAACGTGGGTGACCTTCGGGCCTTCACGAACTTCGTGCGACTGGCCGCCGGCTCCACAGCCTGCGAGATCAACCTGTCGCGCCTCGGTGGCGACGCCGGGGTCTCGCACAACACGGTGAAGGCGTGGTTGTCAGTGCTGGAGGCGAGTTACCTCTTCTTTCGGCTCCCCGGGTGGCACACCAACGCGCGGAAGCAGGTCGTGAAGTCGCCGAAGCTCCACGTCATCGACAGCGGGCTCGCCTGCTACCTGCTGGGCATCCGGTCGCCCGAGCAGCTGCAGAGCCACCCGCAGCGTGGCGCGATCTTCGAGAGTTGGGTGGCGGCGGAGTTGCTGAAGCAGGGGGCACACGCGGGATCCGCCGTGTCGCTGTGGCATTACCGGGATGCGACCCGGCTCGAGGTGGACCTGGTGATTGATGCCCCCCCCGACGTGGTTCTGGTGGAGGCAAAGTCGGGAGCCACGGTGGCGAGCGACTTCACCGACGGCGTGGAGCGGCTGGCCCACTCGCTTGAGCCATCGATGCCGTCAGGACGCATGCGTCGCGCGGTGGTGTATGGCGGCGACGCGGCACAGCGACGTGGCGCGACGGAGATTGTGCCATGGCGGGCGATCGATTCAGTGGACTGGATTCGGAAAGCAGGGCACGCACCTTAA